A single Dermacentor variabilis isolate Ectoservices chromosome 9, ASM5094787v1, whole genome shotgun sequence DNA region contains:
- the LOC142557335 gene encoding uncharacterized protein LOC142557335: protein MRLCLISRSLTTGRPRAAQRAVLPRLGHLAVFHSEYQAIADGFPSHGVAPVSRAAASVHSHQARSTCIGLVLLSLPVVVTTAMLKRTRSHRGLSQRLRESASAAERSTPRSAQPRNTTSHGGLPQRLRGSASAVARSTPRPLQLRNTTSRGELPQRLRGSASAVVRSTHRPAQLRNTTSRGGLPQRLRRSASAAERSTPRFAQLRNTTSRGGLPQRLRGSASAVVRSTPRPAQLRNTTSRGGLPQRLRGSASAVVRSTPRPAQLRNTTSRGGLPQRLRGSASAVVRSTPRPAQLRNTTSRGGLPQRLRGSASAVVRSTPRPAQLRNTTSRGGLPQRLRGSASAVVRSTPRPAQLRNTTSRGGLPQRLRGSASAVVRSTPRPAQLRNTTSRGGLPQRLRGSASAVVRSTPRPAQLRNTTSRGGLPQRLRGSASAVVRSTPRPAQLRNTTSRGGLPQRLRGSASAVVRSTPRPAQLRNTTSRGGLPQRLRGSASAVVRSTPRPAQLRNTTSRGGLPQRLRGSASAVVRSTPRPAQLRNTTSRGGLPQRLRGSASAVVRSTPRPAQLRNTEGNAGQRRRPVRQPVRARVLGVAVVAVGDAARIAPGRAQDLDGSQKGKGRRRHQVDSSVMAPPCCLL from the exons ATGCGGCTGTGTCTCATTAGCCGATCGCTGACCACAGGCCGTCCACGGGCAGCCCAGCGCGCTGTTTtgccaaggctcggtcatctggCAGTCTTTCACAGTGAATACCAG GCAATCGCCGATGGGTTTCCAAGTCATGGAGTCGCGCCTGTGTCCCGAGCTGCAGCCTCCGTTCACTCGCATCAGGCTCGGTCCACGTGCATCGGGCTCGTCCTGCTGTCGCTGCCGGTGGTGGTCACAACAGCGATGCTCAAGCGCACCCGAAGTCATCGAGGGTTGTCGCAGCGGCTACGTGAGAGCGCCAGCGCGGCCGAGCGCTCGACGCCTCGGTCAGCGCAGCCGCGCAACACTACCTCACATGGCGGTTTGCCGCAGCGGCTACGTGGGAGCGCCAGTGCGGTCGCGCGCTCCACGCCTCGGCCCTTGCAACTACGCAACACTACGTCACGTGGCGAGTTGCCGCAACGGCTACGTGGGAGCGCCAGCGCGGTCGTGCGCTCGACGCATCGGCCCGCGCAACTGCGCAACACTACCTCACGTGGCGGTTTGCCCCAGCGGTTACGTAGGAGCGCCAGCGCGGCCGAGCGCTCGACGCCTCGGTTCGCGCAACTGCGCAACACTACCTCACGGGGCGGGTTGCCGCAGCGGCTACGTGGGAGCGCCAGCGCGGTCGTGCGCTCGACACCTCGGCCCGCGCAACTGCGCAACACTACGTCACGTGGCGGGTTGCCGCAGCGGCTACGTGGGAGCGCCAGCGCGGTCGTGCGCTCGACGCCTCGGCCCGCGCAACTGCGCAACACCACCTCACGTGGCGGGTTGCCGCAGCGGCTACGTGGGAGCGCCAGCGCGGTCGTGCGCTCGACACCTCGGCCCGCGCAACTGCGCAACACTACGTCACGTGGCGGGTTGCCGCAGCGGCTACGTGGGAGCGCCAGCGCGGTCGTGCGCTCGACGCCTCGGCCCGCGCAACTGCGCAACACTACGTCACGTGGCGGGTTGCCGCAGCGGCTACGTGGGAGCGCCAGCGCGGTCGTGCGCTCGACGCCTCGGCCCGCGCAACTGCGCAACACTACCTCACGTGGCGGGTTGCCGCAGCGGCTACGTGGGAGCGCCAGCGCGGTCGTGCGCTCGACACCTCGGCCCGCGCAACTGCGCAACACTACCTCACGTGGCGGGTTGCCGCAGCGGCTACGTGGGAGCGCCAGCGCGGTCGTGCGCTCGACGCCTCGGCCCGCGCAACTGCGCAACACTACCTCACGTGGCGGGTTGCCGCAGCGGCTACGTGGGAGCGCCAGCGCGGTCGTGCGCTCGACGCCTCGGCCCGCGCAACTGCGCAACACTACCTCACGTGGCGGGTTGCCGCAGCGGCTACGTGGGAGCGCCAGCGCGGTCGTGCGCTCGACACCTCGGCCCGCGCAACTGCGCAACACTACGTCACGTGGCGGGTTGCCGCAGCGGCTACGTGGGAGCGCCAGCGCGGTCGTGCGCTCGACGCCTCGGCCCGCGCAACTGCGCAACACTACGTCACGTGGCGGGTTGCCGCAGCGGCTACGTGGGAGCGCCAGCGCGGTCGTGCGCTCGACGCCTCGGCCCGCGCAACTGCGCAACACTACGTCACGTGGCGGGTTGCCGCAGCGGCTACGTGGGAGCGCCAGCGCGGTCGTGCGCTCGACGCCTCGGCCCGCGCAACTGCGCAACACCGAAG GAAACGCTGGGCAGCGGCGACGACCCGTGCGACAACCTGTACGAGCACGTGTTCTCggggtggctgttgtggctgtcGGTGACGCTGCTCGAATTGCGCCTGGCAGAGCGCAGGATCTCGATGGCTCCCAAAAAGGCAAGG GCAGACGGCGCCACCAAGTGGACAGTTCTGTGATGGCACCGCCATGTTGTTTACTCTGA
- the LOC142558155 gene encoding uncharacterized protein LOC142558155, which produces MLGMREVVLLASCTFSAGVTLNDAGGAVLKASSGKCAPQPNSYGIGNRATCTFTRVLDIDSHRIPPEIPSVKCKCPGNLCSPTGDFRCQEVREKIKVSYPRWNVGSQWSVQNKTVDVTTACVCAMNRAVRADDDGDRTLDVMYNTVR; this is translated from the coding sequence ATGCTCGGAATGCGCGAGGTGGTTCTTCTGGCCTCTTGCACGTTCTCAGCGGGCGTGACCCTCAACGACGCCGGTGGTGCGGTCCTCAAGGCCTCTAGTGGAAAGTGCGCTCCGCAGCCCAATTCGTACGGCATCGGAAACAGGGCAACGTGCACCTTCACCCGGGTCCTGGACATCGACTCCCACAGGATTCCGCCAGAGATACCCAGCGTCAAGTGCAAGTGTCCCGGAAACCTGTGCAGCCCTACGGGGGACTTTCGGTGCCAGGAAGTGAGGGAAAAAATCAAGGTGTCGTACCCACGCTGGAACGTCGGCTCTCAGTGGTCGGTGCAAAATAAGACCGTAGACGTGACCACGGCCTGCGTTTGCGCCATGAACCGAGCCGTcagggccgacgacgacggggaCAGAACTTTGGACGTGATGTACAACACGGTTCGTTGA
- the LOC142558521 gene encoding uncharacterized protein LOC142558521, whose product MATPRRGKLTLRRSVLASAFIFVAALETVAPLSVTKVVDTSSSCSDKQFKCVARGNCIPGWWQCDGTWDCRDGSDEQDCHANRTCLEDQFKCGQGGHCIPVTFRCDGERDCEDGSDEANCTSAENCKQAGFACRDSGECIPVLKRCDGERDCEDGSDEESCTSARACSETEFACKDNGQCILATWRCDSDSDCSDHSDEENCTSAHTCSETEFACKDNGHCILATWRCDGERDCSDRSDEENCTSARACSEIEFACRNNGDCILARWQCDGDPDCLDKSDEENCTSARPCSEAEFACNDNGHCISATWRCDGDPDCSDRSDEENCTSARTCSETQFACKDNGHCISATWQCDGDPDCSDLSDEGNCTSARACSETEFACKDNGHCILATWRCDGDPDCSDRSDEENCTSARACSETQFPCKDDGHCISATWRCDGDTDCSDRSDEVNCTSARACSETEFACKDNGHCIMATWRCDGDPDCSDRSDEENCTSARACSETEFACKDNGHCILATWRCDGDPDCSDLSDEGNCTSARACSETEFACKDNGHCIMATWRCDGDPDCSDLSDEGN is encoded by the coding sequence ATGGCCACCCCACGGCGCGGCAAGCTTACATTGCGGCGGTCAGTGTTGGCTTCGGCGTTCATCTTCGTCGCAGCACTGGAAACCGTAGCGCCTCTCTCGGTGACCAAAGTGGTGGACACAAGCTCCTCATGCTCAGACAAGCAGTTCAAGTGCGTCGCAAGAGGGAACTGCATCCCGGGATGGTGGCAGTGCGATGGAACGTGGGACTGCAGAGACGGATCGGACGAGCAGGACTGCCACGCAAACAGGACGTGTCTCGAAGATCAGTTCAAGTGCGGACAAGGCGGTCACTGCATCCCGGTCACCTTTCGTTGCGACGGTGAACGCGACTGCGAAGACGGATCCGACGAGGCCAACTGCACCTCGGCGGAGAACTGCAAACAGGCTGGCTTCGCTTGCAGGGATAGCGGAGAGTGCATACCTGTGCTCAAGCGTTGCGACGGTGAGCGGGACTGCGAAGACGGCTCGGACGAAGAAAGCTGTACGTCCGCACGCGCTTGCTCGGAAACAGAATTTGCCTGTAAGGACAACGGTCAGTGCATATTGGCAACGTGGCGGTGCGACAGTGACTCCGATTGCTCGGACCACTCGGACGAAGAGAACTGTACGTCTGCACACACTTGTTCGGAAACAGAATTTGCCTGCAAAGACAATGGTCATTGCATATTGGCAACGTGGCGGTGCGACGGTGAACGCGACTGCTCAGACCGCTCAGACGAAGAAAATTGTACGTCTGCACGCGCCTGTTCGGAAATAGAATTTGCGTGTAGGAACAACGGTGATTGCATATTGGCAAGGTGGCAGTGCGACGGTGACCCCGACTGTTTGGACAAATCGGACGAAGAGAACTGTACGTCTGCGCGCCCTTGTTCGGAAGCAGAATTTGCCTGCAATGACAACGGTCATTGCATATCGGCGACATGGCGATGCGATGGTGACCCCGACTGCTCAGACCGCTCAGACGAAGAGAACTGTACGTCTGCACGCACTTGTTCGGAAACACAATTTGCCTGCAAGGACAACGGTCATTGCATATCGGCGACGTGGCAGTGTGACGGTGACCCCGACTGTTCAGACCTCTCAGACGAAGGAAACTGTACGTCTGCGCGTGCTTGTTCGGAAACAGAATTTGCCTGCAAGGACAATGGTCATTGCATATTGGCAACGTGGCGGTGTGACGGTGACCCCGACTGTTCAGACCGTTCAGACGAAGAAAACTGTACGTCTGCGCGTGCTTGTTCCGAAACACAATTTCCCTGCAAGGACGACGGTCATTGCATTTCGGCGACATGGAGATGTGACGGTGACACCGACTGCTCAGACCGCTCAGACGAAGTTAACTGTACGTCTGCGCGTGCTTGTTCGGAAACAGAATTTGCCTGCAAGGACAATGGTCATTGCATAATGGCAACGTGGCGGTGTGACGGTGACCCCGACTGTTCAGACCGTTCAGACGAAGAAAACTGTACGTCTGCGCGTGCTTGTTCGGAAACAGAATTTGCCTGCAAGGACAATGGTCATTGCATATTGGCAACGTGGCGGTGTGACGGTGACCCCGACTGTTCAGACCTCTCAGACGAAGGAAACTGTACGTCTGCGCGTGCTTGTTCGGAAACAGAATTTGCCTGCAAGGACAATGGTCATTGCATAATGGCAACGTGGCGGTGTGACGGTGACCCCGACTGTTCAGACCTCTCAGACGAAGGAAAC